In Colletotrichum destructivum chromosome 8, complete sequence, the following proteins share a genomic window:
- a CDS encoding Putative major facilitator superfamily, MFS transporter superfamily has translation MDSLSIQSEPLEHEKNVQHEYLQGRALWAAMGGTCLVVFVHFLDGSILGPAIPNITDEFESLHDIGWYGSAYFITNTVFQPIAGKIFTFLPTKWSLIGFILFFEIGSLLCGIASSSAMLILGRAVAGMGGSGLLIGNQTVIAGLAPLEKRPGLTAVVMSLAAPGMLLGPIVGGIITEYSTWRWIFYMNLPIGAVAILLLVFTGIPEQTAKPDWRIVLRGLHHYFDILGCGLCTAATCLLLLVLNIGGDLLPWNSPILIGMFVFSVILFAFFVYWSVHMGHQALMPPSIAKQRVVWSGAATLMFTIGATTVQSYFLPLYFQSVRGESAMTGALYTIPGLPGQILFSLASGFLIGKIGYYLPWAVAGTAVHTVACGLLSRFSTATPTPYWILSQFLAGCGRGMSLQSPSIATQVALPQDQISIASSIVTFGMYLGSALASTAASVTFDNVLQTEVERRISNAAAADMVLTGGATEFRQVLSGDELTSALDAFAGGLRGVFLLATGLSGVSFLFAWGMRSSNAGTQRTEESSVKETKGVIGANAN, from the exons ATGGATTCGCTATCCATTCAATCCGAACCCCTCGAGCACGAGAAGAATGTGCAGCATGAATATCTACAAGGCAGGGCATTGTGGGCGGCAATGGGAGGAACTTGTCTTGTCGTGTTTGTCCACTTTCTTGACGGCTCAATCCTCGGTCCT GCCATACCGAATATCACGGACGAATTCGAATCTCTTCATGATATCGGTTGGTACGGGAGCGCGTACTTCATCACCAA CACTGTTTTCCAACCGATTGCCGGCAAGATATTCACTTTCCTCCCTACAAAG TGGTCTCTCATAGGCTTCATCCTGTTCTTCGAAATCGGGTCTCTTCTATGCGGAATAGCCAGCTCCTCCGCGATGCTCATCTTGGGCAGAGCAGTGGCGGGCATGGGGGGTTCCGGTCTCTTGATAGGAAACCAAACCGTCATTGCCGGCCTAGCGCCTTTGGAAAAAAGACCTG GGCTCACTGCAGTGGTCATGTCTC TCGCGGCCCCGGGTATGCTTTTGGGTCCGATTGTCGGAGGCATCATTACTGAGTACAGCACCTGGCGTTGGA TCTTTTACATGAATCTCcccatcggcgccgtggcAATCTTGCTACTGGTTTTCACGGGTATACCAGAGCAGACCGCAAAGCCCGACTGGCGCATCGTGCTCCGTGGCCTCCATCACTATTTCGACATTCTGGGCTGTGGCCTTTGCACGGCTGCGACCTGCTTGCTGCTTCTAGTGCTTaacatcggcggcgacctgctcCCCTGGAACAGTCCCATACTCATTGGCATGTTTGTGTTTTCCGTGATCCTGTTTGCCTTTTTCGTCTACTGGAGCGTTCACATGGGTCATCAGGCGTTGATGCCACCGTCCATTGCGAAGCAGCGGGTGGTTTGGTCCGGGGCGGCGACTCTGATGTTCACCATCGGTGCGACGACCGTACAGAGCTACTTTCTGCCGCTTTACTTCCAGTCTGTACGTGGCGAGTCCGCCATGACCGGTGCGCTCTACACGATCCCGGGCTTGCCGGGCCAGATCCTGTTCTCTCTCGCATCGGGCTTCCTGA TCGGTAAGATTGGGTACTATCTTCCGTGGGCGGTGGCAGGTACTGCAGTGCACACCGTGGCATGCGGTCTGCTGAGCAGGTTCTCGACCGCCACACCCACTCCTTATTGGATTCTGTCCCAGTTCCTTGCCGGTTGCGGACGTGGAATGTCACTACAATCA CCCAGCATTGCTACCCAAGTCGCCCTGCCTCAAGACCAAATCTCCATTGCGTCTTCCATCGTGACATTTGGCATGTATCTCGGAAGTGCGCTTGCATCGACTGCTGCCAGTGTCACTTTCGACAACGTGTTGCAGACGGAGGTCGAGCGACGCATCTCCAATGCAGCTGCGGCAGACATGGTTCTAACCGGAGGAGCCACAGAGTTTCGCCAAGTCCTGTCTGGGGACGAGCTAACAAGTGCCTTGGACGCATTTGCGGGTGGTCTCCGGGGCGTGTTCCTACTTGCTACGGGCCTGTCTGGAGTCTCTTTCCTCTTCGCCTGGGGCATGAGATCATCTAACGCAGGGACCCAAAGGACTGAGGAGAGTAGTGTCAAAGAAACTAAGGGCGTGATCGGTGCTAATGCGAATTGA